One segment of Pseudoalteromonas rubra DNA contains the following:
- a CDS encoding response regulator transcription factor: MRILITEDNLQLASFIQQAMTKEGYAADIATSAGALHDQMALWHYDAIILDLGLPDKDGLDVIAALRGAENPVPVLILTARGSVDDRIAGLDLGADDYINKPFDIGELLARMRALLRRPSQYTGTLLSHGNLALDPKSRRVTVGGENLSMGKTEVAILEYLLRHVGLTVGKDALYDAIYAMGFEVTDNALQVAVHRIRKKLDGTEAGVTIKTLRGIGYILA; encoded by the coding sequence ATGCGCATTTTGATCACTGAGGATAACCTGCAACTGGCCAGTTTTATCCAGCAGGCCATGACTAAGGAAGGCTATGCTGCTGATATTGCCACCAGTGCGGGTGCATTACATGATCAAATGGCCCTTTGGCACTACGACGCCATTATTCTGGATCTTGGTCTGCCCGACAAAGACGGACTGGATGTGATAGCAGCACTGCGTGGAGCCGAAAACCCGGTGCCTGTCTTGATCTTAACAGCGCGTGGCAGTGTGGATGACCGCATTGCTGGGCTGGACTTGGGCGCAGATGATTATATCAACAAGCCCTTCGACATTGGCGAATTACTGGCAAGAATGCGTGCTTTGCTGCGTCGACCAAGCCAATATACAGGCACTCTGTTGTCTCATGGCAATCTCGCCCTTGACCCAAAATCTCGCAGAGTGACGGTGGGTGGTGAAAACCTTTCTATGGGTAAAACCGAAGTGGCTATTTTGGAATATCTGTTGCGCCATGTTGGGCTGACTGTTGGCAAAGATGCGCTTTACGATGCCATCTATGCGATGGGGTTTGAAGTCACCGATAACGCCTTGCAAGTCGCGGTTCACCGAATACGCAAAAAGCTCGATGGCACAGAAGCTGGCGTGACCATTAAAACGCTTCGCGGCATAGGATACATATTGGCATGA